The sequence ATTACCAAATCAATCAACAAGAAAAATTCCGCTGTCCATGGTGCCTCGGATTTGAAGATTACATCAAATACCATGACGAGGAATGGGGCGTTCCCGTGTACAGCGACCGGGTACATTTCGAATTTTTGGTACTGGAAAGTGCACAGGCAGGACTGAGCTGGGCCACCATTTTAAAGAAGCGAGAGGGCTATCGAAAAGCTTTTGCAGATTTTGACTATAAGCAAGTGGCGGATTTTCCAGATAGCATGGTGGAAGAGCTGCTTCAAGATGCAGGCATCATCCGTAACCGCCTCAAGATCGCTGCGGCCATCAATAATGCCAAGCGCTTCATGGAAGTCCAAGCCCAAGTGGGCAGTTTCACAAGTTATATTTGGGATTTTGTGAACGGTAAGCCCATCGATGGCCAACTCAAAAGTATGGCAGATGCCAAAGCCACCACCGCAGAATCCGACAAACTAGCCAAAGACCTCAAAAAGAAAGGCTTCAAATTCCTCGGCAGTACCACCATCTATGCCCATATGCAGGCTACGGGACTGGTCAATGACCACTTGATGCAATGTTTTCGGCATCAAGAAGTAAAGCGATTGGTGCGATGATTCAATTAGGCCAAGGCGGTTTCTGCGCTAAGCTAAAAAAGATGAGCGCAGCCATTCGCTTCACCGTTGCGAAAAGCTGCGCTCACCTAATTTTTTGATTTTTAGACAGGAATCATCTGTCCAAAACGCTTAAAACACCTTTTCGGCGTTTTTGGGATCTTCCCCATACTGGTTAGGCCCATGGTTACCTTCTGTTACCAGGAGCACCAACAGCCATATTCCTCCAATCAAGGGAATCAATCCAACAAAATACATCCACCCACTCTTTCCAATATCATGGAGCCTGCGGACGGTAACGGCCAAAGTAGGTACAAGAATCGCCAAGGAATAGGCTCCATAAAATAAAACAAAAGGAACTTCACTTGAAAAGGCTGTGGAGAGCAGGCCGGATATGATTCCTACTACCATCATCACCAAGAAGTTTACCAGGACAAACATCCAGTATTCCTTTCGCCGGGCACGGCCCGTAAAATCAGCATAATGATTCAGTACTTTTTTGTAGTATTCCATGAGTTATATTTGTATTGATTAAAATTCAGTCTTCACGGGATATTATTTCTACGGCTGGAATGGACTCCGCACCATCTCCAGCAGCAACCTCCAGCACCTTTTCCAGTTGATTATAACGGTTAATGAGCTGAGCAGCCAAAATTCCACACAGCACCACAATGCCCGAAGTAGCCATGTCCGTAAGGGTCATGTTGATCAATTCATCAATGGTTTCAGCATCTTCATAAACCCTCCAGGATATCCTATCAATTAGTCCTCCGAGGATCCATAATGTCCACCAACTGATCATAAGCCATTCATTGTCCTGAACATAAGTGGAGACTTGCTTCTTTTTCAGGAAAGCTGCTGCTTCCTCAAACAACTCTCGCATAATCCTCAAAGGCCGGTATAGATTGATAATTGGCACAAACCAAGCACCTACCGCCCAGCCTTCGTTGAAGTCCAACCGGTCTGGGAGCAAGGTATGTAAATTGTAATAGGCCCTTCTAAACCATTGCAGAAAAACGATGGTTGATACGATGTAGGTCATGACAATTAAAATAGCAATCACCTGATGCCTCAAATCATTCACCTCTGCCTCCTGATCCGTAATACCAATGTCCCTGGCACGTAGCAGCAGGTCATACTGCATATAGCCCGAAACAATGCTTACGGCATGAAGAACTATTACCAAATAAATAAACATTCGAGCCAGTTTGGCCCTTTTTTGATTAGGTCGTATGGTTTCCAAAAGAGTAGTAGTTTACTAAAACAATTCCCACAAATTTTTAATGACTTCCTTCCATCCACCCAAAAAATCAACTCTTTAAAAGCATTTGATTACTTACACCAAAAATAAACGGGAAAATAAATTTACAAATAATAATGGCAAATGTAAGCTTTCTGTACATGTAAAACACGATCGGTGGTCTCCTATCTACCTAAAACTCTTCCCGCTGAAAGACAAATCATCCATTGGCTACTTTTAAGCGGACCGATGTCAGTTGGGAAATGCTGCCCAAGAAGGGGCAAAACCCGTTGCCAGGTCATGGACATTTAAAGTCTCCCTTTATGATTAATTGGCACCAACTGTTGCTTTATTGGTGAAATAGTCAGAACTTAAAATCGCTGTTTAAAGGCTTTTGACTATTAAACCACTTGATGTTTTAGATTTTACTGCTGACTAGCTGATTTTACCATGAATAAGTACGTTAAGATTGCTATTTTTTCCCTGCTGATCATCATGGCGGGATTTATCTACTGGAGATATTTCTTTGTTTTTGCTGAAGGTGTCAAAGGAGGAACGCTAAACTATTACGAGAGAAAGGGCTTTATCTTCAAGACATGGGAAGGACGCTTGGTACAGGAAGGCTTCCAAAGCCCTACTGCCGGAGCCCTGCAGAGCAATGAATTCCGCTTTAGTGGTGTCGATGGAGATGTGTCCGAAAAGCTGGAAAGGGCCAGTGGCAAATTCGTGGAAGTACGCTACCGGGAATACCTGGGCAAGCTGCCTTGGCGCGGCGCCAGCAAACATGTGGTCTATGAAGTCATCGAAGTCGGTACCGAGCACATAGGGAAAGGAAACCGTGAATTACCGGTAAACGGGGAATAAAACCCCACGAAATTCCCAATCTCCTGCTCAGGGGCTATTGCTTAAGCAGGAATAGCTGTGATAAATCATGTAAGCAAAGGTTTCCCATCTGCCAAACGATATGATGCCCTCTCCAAGGCAGTCCTCGAAGCATCCTCGGTGCTTTTTTATTCTACATTTCCTTTCTAAAATGCTTCCTCGTACAGTTCAGGTTTATCCCTAATGCCCCGTCTTCACCCCCACGACCAACCCGGTGGACCAGTTCATTTTACATAAGGCCAAGTCCTCCCGAGATTCCAGCGTGGCAATAAGCTGCTTGACATTTTCCCCATGACCTTCCGGCCAATTGGGCTGTACATCCATGTCATCGATGACATAAAATCCACCCATCTTTAGTAACGAAAGTGTCTCTTCTAGCTCGCTGTACTTTCCAGGCCAGGCATCCGCAAAGATCAAATCAAAGGGTGCTCCAGAATAGCTTTTGATCCAGCTGCGGCCATCGTCACAAAGCACCCTCAGCCGTGCATCCTGTCCAAAAAACTGCTCTGCGATGGCCGTCAGGGCCGGATCATTATCGATAGAGATCAATGATTCCTTTTCGCCCAATCCCTCCACCATCCAAGCCAGCGACAAGCCGATTCCAGTCCCTATTTCCAGAAAATTACCGCCCGGTTTGGAAAGCATCAGGGTCTTCAGCAGGGATCCGATGTACAAATCCGAGGGCATGGTAAAACCAATTTCTTTCGACTTGGCTAAAATTTTGGGGTAGATCGCCGGAATATCCGACATGGGGGCAGCTTTCATGGGCAAATGCATCAACTTCATTTTATACCTAAAGTGGAAAGATAACAAATAAATCCTATCAAAAACGAAAAACACCCAAACCAGCCAGGACAAAACTGCTCTATCCAAGGACTATTTCTATATGATTAATTATCTTTGACCAACTGTTTTTATGCAAGCACCGAAAGAGAAAAAATATACCGAAGGAAAGTTAATTTCTGCCCTTGTCAGCCTCGCCTTACCGATCATTTTGGCCAATGTTCTCCAAACTGCCTACCAGCTGATTGATACTTTTTGGCTGGGAAGATTGGGGGCCAATGCAGTGGCGGCAGTGAGTGTGAGCTTTCCCATTCTCTTTCTGATCTTGTCTTTAGGGGCTGGTCTGACCTTGGCAGGAACCGTCTTGGTCTCCCAGCACAAAGGAGCCAATAACCAAAAAATGGTTAATTCTGCATCTTCCCAAACGGTTTTTGTCGTGTTTTGCATCTCCGTTTTACTGGCTATTGTGGGCTATTTTGCCGCAGGGCCTTTGATGAAACTGATCGGAGCAGGGCCGGAGATCTACTCAGACTCGGTGGACTACTTCAAAGTGTCCTCACTAGGGTTTGTTTTCCTCTTCATGTTTTTTGTATTCCAATCCCTCATGCGCGGCATCGGCAATGTCATGCTGCCGGTGTATGTAGTGCTGGTGACAGTGTTGCTCAACTTGGTCCTCGACCCGCTTTTCATTTACGGCTTTGGGCCTGTCCCGGGATTTGGGGTCGCCGGTGCAGCCGTGGCCAGTGTCATCACACAAGGACTTTCAGCAATTGCTGGCATCTACGTGATGTGGAAGGGAAAACACGGCATCCAAATTCATTTCTCCGAGATGAAGTGGGACCTCCCTTGGGCAAAAAAGCTGTTTCAGCTCGGCCTACCTTCCAGCATGGAACAATCCGCAAGGGCCTTGGGCATGACCATGATGGTGGTGTTGGTGACGAGCTTTGGAAGTGAAACGGTCGCGGCATATGGCGTGGGCGCCAGGATGCTGAGTTTTGTGATTGTACCGGCCTTGGGACTGGCCATTGCCACGACGACCCTCGTGGGACAGAATGTGGGTGCCAGAAAGCTCAAAAGGGCCGAAAAAACCGGCTTCCTCAGCATAAAAGTAGCATTTATTGGGCTGACGGCCATTGGCATCCTGCTGTTTGTTTTTGCAGAGGATTTGGTGCGCTTTTTCGTTCCCAATGAACCCAAAGTGATCGAAGATGGCGCCCTGTTTATCAAAATCATGGGGCCGAGCTTTGGCTTCCTCGGTGTACAGCAAGTGATCAATGGTACCTTTAATGGAGCCGGCTTTACCAAAGCCTCCATGTTTATTTCATTCCTAAACCTCTGGGTCATTCGATTTCCGGTAGGCTATTACCTGGCATACCATACGGACCTGGCCCATGTAGGCATCTACTGGGCATTCCCCATTTCCAACTGGGTCTCGGCCATCGTAGCCTTCATCTATTTCAAGACAGGCTACTGGCGAAAGCGGATAGAGGTTGGAAAGGCTTAGGGTTGGAAGGTGTTATGGGATAAAATAAAACGTCCAACTGGCTCCTTCACCGGGATTTGGGAGGCCAATTGGACGTTGGTTTGGACAGGTTAAGCGAAGTAAATTTTGTTACACTTCCCTGCCCATAAACGGATCTGAAATACTGTCTTTGCCCGTCTCCAGCCTGCCAGCGTACCGCACCTCGAAGCCGCTGATTCCTGGAGCTTGGAGTTTAAAATCATACCATCCTTTCGTGGAGGCAGTATCCAACGTAAAGCTTTCCTCATCCTCAGGATTTACCTTAAATTGCTTCTCCAACTTTTGGTAGGTTTCATCTGCAAGCTTTAGACGGAGCGCTTGCAAGGCACTGCTGTTTTTTACGGTAATCTTCAGCTTTTCCGTGTAGTTTCTGCGTTTCTTGATGGGCTTGCAAGTCACCTCCACACGCGGTCCTTGGGCATCGCCCATAAATTCCCTGAAGTAGCCATTGGGGCCATAGACCCGGAGGTGATACTGGCCATTTTCAAAAGCCTCCAGCGGCCAGCTATATTCCACGGCATCACCCGCCTTTACCGCAAATGCCCAGGTTTTTACGGGCTCAAACGATTCGGAAGACGAGTTCCAATAATTACCGGGAGCGTACACGTTGAAGGGAGCTCCAAGGGCCTTTTCACCGAAAATATCATCAGCCGCTTCAAACCTGACCAAAAAGTGCTTTCCATCCCCACTGACCCGGCCATCCACATAAAGTTCGTATGGAAGGGCATTGGAGGGCTTGGTGCCCGGCTCTTGCTGGGGCAACACCTCATGTCCGGGATCTGCCGCCACCTGTTGGGCTTCCGCCTCGCTAAGAGCCTTGAAATTCTTGGGCAAGTCCTTAAACTTAGCATTGTAAATCTGCTGCACGTGCTTGTTGCGGTCCACCCATTCCGGCAAATCGATTTCTTCTCCTTTATACGGACGAAATGCAGAAGTGAGGTCACCGCTGACCGTACGTCTCCATTCACTGATATTGGTTTCCTTGATCGTTTTACCCGTTTTCTTGGAAAGCCATTTTTCCACGAGCTGGATGGTAGAGGTGATGTCACAGACTTCTGAATTTACCCAGCCACCGCGTGTCCAGGGAGAGGCAATCACCAAAGGTACACGATAGCCCAAACCTACCGGGCTGGTCCTGGCATCAGCATCCTTAAATCCTGCCTTGAGCTCTTCTTCTTTGGTCACAAACTCCCCTGTGGCATCCATTCCTTCCGAAACTTTACCGTTATCCGGATCATTTGGATTGGGAGCAACGAAAGGAGGTACGTGGTCAAAATATCCGTCGTTTTCATCATAATTGAGGATAAAGATAGTCTTTTTCCATACCTCGGGATTTTGGGTCAAGATATCCAGGACTTCCGATACGTACCAAGCCCCATACCAAGGAGCGCTAGGGTGATCGGAGAATTTCTGGGGAGCTACCACCCAGGAAACCGCCGGCAACTTTCCTGCTTGGACATCCTTGCGGAATTGATGCAGAATATCTCCTTTGGGAATTTTTGTTTCCCGCTGCTCACTTCCATCCGTATAAGCCATGCTTTCTACCTTATGGTAGTCCTTGTCGCCACTGTTCGTGGCAAAGGCCTTTGCATGCAGCGACTGCTCCCTCTGGGACAATTTGCTGAATTGCTCGGGATTCCATTTGGCCAGGTATTCCTCCAGCTCGGCCATTTCGGCTTTCTTTTCTGAAATCTTTGCCGCCAAGGCATCCTGATCGGCACCGGGCTTTTTAAGGTCTTGCTCTAGCGATTTCAGCTCCGAGGGAAGTGCTTGCTGCCTTTCCTTCAAATACTGATAATGCCCCTTGCTAAACCGCACCCCAAACTGCTTGAACCACTCAAGGTTGTTATCGGTAAAATTGGCCAGTAAAGAACTGTCCTCCACTCCTGTGGGCAAGCTGATTTCATTTTGGTAAACCTTCCACGAGATCCCTTCATCCTCTAACCTGTCCGGAAAAGTCGCCCAATCCACTTCATGCTGGTAGTTCAGCTCTCCGTTACGAACCCGTGCTTTTTCCCCATTCCCATGGGTTTTACCCGCCCAAAAGTAATTTCGATTGGTCGTAGTCCCTGTCAGGGCAGCACAGAAATGCTGATCACAAACGGTAAAGGCATCTGCAAAGGCGTAGTAAAAGGGAATATCCTCACGGCTGTAGTAGCCCATGGTCATCGGCACATCACGAAATTCGGCGCGGCCGGATCGCTTGGCCTCTATCCAGCCATTGTATTTGCCGTCGTTGCGAGCATCTACTTGATTTTCCCAGCTATGGGGAATATCACGCATCCAGGTGGCCTTGGTATCCTTGATGTCAAATCGAAAAGGGGCAAAGCGGTTTCCATTTTTATCCGGCTGCAACCAAACGGGGTTTTTATCCGGGAGGGTAATGGCTCGGGGATCGTTAAAACCCCGAACACCCTTTAAGGTACCAAAGCAATGGTCAAATGAGCGGTTTTCCTGCATCAGCATGACGACATGCTCTGCATCATAAAAAGTGGTTCCTGGATCTGGCGTTATGGCCAGCGCCTTCTCTATGGATGTAGGCAATATGCTCCACATCCCTGCACTTCCAGAAAGCAACGCCGCTTTCTTTAAAAAATCTCTTCTTGAATCTTTCATCTTTCTTATGCTCATCAGGTTTACATCCTAAAACTAATCATTTCAGGTAAATATAGGCTACAAAGGCTTGAAGGTACGAAGGATTTATGGTTGGTTCCGTCTCTCATAAAAACGTCATTGCGAGGAGGTATGGCAAAGCAATTTCGGATCCCGAAACCGGGATGGCCTCACTTCGCTATCGCTCCCTTCGCAATGACGATAAATGTGTTGGATACCAATATTTACACTTGACTTAATGCACGTCTTCGTACCATGGTAATGCCGTCACTGCGAGGCTCAGAGCTGGGGTTGCAAAGCGCTCGCAATGACGGTATTTTTAAATAGAACTCAGGTTTATATTATTCTAGCCACCAAGGCATTTGGTTGATTTGGTCATTTCCTTCGCCAAATTGACGGGTAATAGCCGCTGTCACATTGGTGGCATTATAGTTATATTCTGACTGTGGATAAATCCATCGATAAGGGATCGCCACACCTGCAGGTCTTCTCAATGATGGATAGCCTCCCACCCGGTGGTATTCATAAAAGGAAGTCCAGCCCAGCTGGAAAAATGACTGCAAGTACTTTTGCATGATGATCCGTTGGATTTGTTCCGCCTCGGAAGTGGCCATATCAAAGTCATTGATCGAGCGGGCCAAATAATCTTCAGCTGCCTCCTCTGTCACATAAGCAGCGTATTCCTCGGAATACAGCTCATAAAACTTAAAAGAAGCCTTCACTGCCGATTCATACAGTGCTCCAGCATCCGCAGAAATCCAGCCTCTTACGGCAGCTTCTGCCAATATCAACTGCTGCTCGGAATAGCCTAAGAGCATATAAGGTTCATTTACCGGGTCTTGGTGGTAGCGCTCATTTACCTTGGAAACATTTCCTTGGGTAGCTTTCTCATTTACTTCCCCATACGGGGCTGCTGGGTCACCACCTTCGTAGGCCGTAAAGTCATTAATGGCTTTCCCTGCCTCTTTGGCGGACTTGGTCTGCGTACAGTAAATAAACAACCTTGGATCTTCCCGCTCCTGTAAGCGCTGGATGAAAGTGGAATCCATGTACATCCCAGAGCTGAATCCACTGCTGTTAAAGTCTGGATAACGGTTGTTTTGCTGGTCCAAGAAGACCAATTGACCATTATCTTCCACATTTTCCATCAAGGGTTGATTTTGGAAAATCGTGGCAAACTCGCTGACATTTACAGTACCGGTTTTCTCAGAGAGGGTCAGCATCACCTTTAGCCTAAAGGCATTGATCAACTTCCTCCAGCTGGTAAGATCACCTCCATAGATGATGTCTCCGGCAATGATATTGTTGGACTCTGCCAGAATATCATTGGCTTCCTTAAGTTCTGTAAGAATCCCTTCAAACACCGCCTCTTGGCTGTCATACAGGGGCGCGTAGTTTTCTTCAGCCTCTCCTTTCAACGCAGCCGAATAGGGCACATCGCCGAAGGTCAAGGTAAGGTTATAGAAGTGATAGGCCCGGAAGAACTTGCCCAGGGCCACGTAGGTCATATCACCGATACGCTCACCTTCCTCGATCATTTTGGTCACATCACGCAAATCGCTGTAAGCGCCATAACTTCCCCTGGCCCACTTATAGTATTGGTTGGTGTTTTCGCCATCCGTTTGGACGAGCATTTTGAGCGCGTAAAGCGGGGAAGTACCACGATAAGATCTAAACGCTTCCCATTCGATATTGGTCAGCAAAAGCTGAGGGTGCGTCTCTGTTGGCAGGTTGGGATTGACATTCATCTCCTCGAGATTATCGCAAGAGGCAAGGCCTATCAAAACCGCTAAAAGGATAACTATATTTTTCATTGTCTTATAATTTCTTAAATGCAAAATCCGTTAAAATGTGGCTTTCAAGGTAAATCCAACGTACCTGGATGAAGGATCCTGGAGGTTGTTGTCATTTCCATAATCCGGATCCAAGAGCGGCATCTTTTTCCACATGGCCAGGTTATAACCATACAAGGAAAGGTCCAGCTGCTTAATCTTTTCGGACTGCATGATGTTCATCAGGTCATAGGTCACCGCCAACCTTCTCAACTTGAAGTAAGAGCGGTCAAAAACATTGGCGAACGTCTCGCTTTCTTCTTCGGTCACCTGCGCTTGGTACGGATAGATCTGTGACCAAGTCTGCCAGCTCACCGCCGTGGTATTCTGCGTATATTCACGCGTATCGGAGATGATGTTTCCATCTACATCCCGGGTAAGTTCACCACCCGTAACGACTACCCCTTCCGGTACATATACGGGCTCGCCCGCTGCATATTCTTGGTCTCTGTAAAGTACGGAGTTGGGGTGCTTACCGCCCCACCACATCTTTTCGATGGTCAGTGACCGGATCAATCCTCCCCAGGCACCGTCCACATCCATGGCTACCCTGAAATCGCCAATGCGGAAACGGTTCTGAATGCCCAGTCTCCAGCTAGGATCCAAGTGGCCGATTTTGGTCGGATAAGGGTCCTTGGTCGGCAGGCCGGTGTTGGCATCAAGGATCACTTGGCCGTCCGCACTTTTCTGCCAGACAGTGGCATAATAGGAATCCGAACGATCCCCTTCCCTTAGGTTTCCATACCGATCCTCACCGCCATAGATGTCAGACAGACGTTTCACAAAACGCGTCCAGTTTAAGCCAACATTCCAGTCAAATTTATCGTGGTCAATGGCCAGGTAATTCAACATGATCTCCACACCGTCGGTGGTATATTCATTACCGTTCACCTTTCTCGAATTAAAACCAGAGGCTTCCGAGATGCTCAGGTCGATGATCTGGTTTTCGTCCAAGATCCTATAATAGGTACCCTCAAGGGTCAATCGTTTTTGCGCAAATGAAGTGCTCAACCCTGCCTCAAAAGTCGTGGACTTTTCTGGCTTAATGGAAGGATTGACCAGTCCGGATGGGTAATATACCGATGGTGTAGAGCCATAAGTAACACCTTTGTTATAAGTAGCCTGCAAGCTGTAAGGGTTCAGGTCACTGGATACTTCAGACCAAGAGGTATACACCTTCAGGTAATCCATGGCCTTCGGTAAAGTGATGAATTCGGACACCATCGCACTCAGTGAGGCGGAAGGATAAAAATAGGAGTTGGTGGTAGTCGGTAGGGTAGAAGACCAGTCATTTCTTCCCGTAAGGTTCAAGAACACGGAGTTCCACATTTCCAAGTTTACCGTACCATAAACACTTCGAATGGCCTTTTCCTGGAAGGTGTTAGAAGCTTGTACTGGACCTTGGGTATTGCTCAGGCTGTATACCCCTGGTACGATCAGCCCATCAGACGAAGCATATTCCTGTTGGTAGGTCCTGCGGAAGCTGGATGCACCGGCATTTACGCCAAAAGAGAAGTTGTCCGTAATCGTTTTATAGTAACTGGCCAAAAAGTCGGTATCCAAGTTCAGTTGGTTGTCATTCCACATCTTATAATCACCGTTTCGGGAATCTCCGTAGTTCATATAAGATTTTGGGCTCTGCATATCACTGAAATCTGCTCGCTGTCTGGCAGAAATCCGTCCTTGAATATACAAATCAGGAGTAATTTGGTATTTAAGCTTTAGCTTACCATCCAAGGTATTTTGGTTAAAGAGCTGATTGAGCTCATAGGATGCAAAATACACGTTATTATACCAAGCATAATTGTAGTTGGCCTGACGATAACCTTCCAGTCCCGGTACGTACATGTGGTCTTTCAGGTCTTGCCCGTTCACATCATCCCCCATCCAAATCAAGATGGTGTACATGTGGTTTTTGGGGCCATAGCCGTATCGGGGATAGTTTGGAGAATAGACTTTGTTATAACTTGCTGTGGCATCTAGCTGCAAGTTATCCAACAGTTTAAAGGAAGAATTAAAGGTCAAACCACCGGTCGTAAGGGAAGTGTTTGGCACTTGTCCTTTTTGATTTGAGTAGTTTCCAGAAAAGTAAAACTGTGCACGCTCCCCTTGGTAAGCTACTGAGAAGTCATTTTTGGTTACGACCCCAGTGCGCAAAAAGTCATTCAAGTTAT comes from Echinicola vietnamensis DSM 17526 and encodes:
- a CDS encoding MATE family efflux transporter: MQAPKEKKYTEGKLISALVSLALPIILANVLQTAYQLIDTFWLGRLGANAVAAVSVSFPILFLILSLGAGLTLAGTVLVSQHKGANNQKMVNSASSQTVFVVFCISVLLAIVGYFAAGPLMKLIGAGPEIYSDSVDYFKVSSLGFVFLFMFFVFQSLMRGIGNVMLPVYVVLVTVLLNLVLDPLFIYGFGPVPGFGVAGAAVASVITQGLSAIAGIYVMWKGKHGIQIHFSEMKWDLPWAKKLFQLGLPSSMEQSARALGMTMMVVLVTSFGSETVAAYGVGARMLSFVIVPALGLAIATTTLVGQNVGARKLKRAEKTGFLSIKVAFIGLTAIGILLFVFAEDLVRFFVPNEPKVIEDGALFIKIMGPSFGFLGVQQVINGTFNGAGFTKASMFISFLNLWVIRFPVGYYLAYHTDLAHVGIYWAFPISNWVSAIVAFIYFKTGYWRKRIEVGKA
- a CDS encoding O-methyltransferase, with protein sequence MHLPMKAAPMSDIPAIYPKILAKSKEIGFTMPSDLYIGSLLKTLMLSKPGGNFLEIGTGIGLSLAWMVEGLGEKESLISIDNDPALTAIAEQFFGQDARLRVLCDDGRSWIKSYSGAPFDLIFADAWPGKYSELEETLSLLKMGGFYVIDDMDVQPNWPEGHGENVKQLIATLESREDLALCKMNWSTGLVVGVKTGH
- a CDS encoding SusD/RagB family nutrient-binding outer membrane lipoprotein — protein: MKNIVILLAVLIGLASCDNLEEMNVNPNLPTETHPQLLLTNIEWEAFRSYRGTSPLYALKMLVQTDGENTNQYYKWARGSYGAYSDLRDVTKMIEEGERIGDMTYVALGKFFRAYHFYNLTLTFGDVPYSAALKGEAEENYAPLYDSQEAVFEGILTELKEANDILAESNNIIAGDIIYGGDLTSWRKLINAFRLKVMLTLSEKTGTVNVSEFATIFQNQPLMENVEDNGQLVFLDQQNNRYPDFNSSGFSSGMYMDSTFIQRLQEREDPRLFIYCTQTKSAKEAGKAINDFTAYEGGDPAAPYGEVNEKATQGNVSKVNERYHQDPVNEPYMLLGYSEQQLILAEAAVRGWISADAGALYESAVKASFKFYELYSEEYAAYVTEEAAEDYLARSINDFDMATSEAEQIQRIIMQKYLQSFFQLGWTSFYEYHRVGGYPSLRRPAGVAIPYRWIYPQSEYNYNATNVTAAITRQFGEGNDQINQMPWWLE
- a CDS encoding phosphocholine-specific phospholipase C; translated protein: MKDSRRDFLKKAALLSGSAGMWSILPTSIEKALAITPDPGTTFYDAEHVVMLMQENRSFDHCFGTLKGVRGFNDPRAITLPDKNPVWLQPDKNGNRFAPFRFDIKDTKATWMRDIPHSWENQVDARNDGKYNGWIEAKRSGRAEFRDVPMTMGYYSREDIPFYYAFADAFTVCDQHFCAALTGTTTNRNYFWAGKTHGNGEKARVRNGELNYQHEVDWATFPDRLEDEGISWKVYQNEISLPTGVEDSSLLANFTDNNLEWFKQFGVRFSKGHYQYLKERQQALPSELKSLEQDLKKPGADQDALAAKISEKKAEMAELEEYLAKWNPEQFSKLSQREQSLHAKAFATNSGDKDYHKVESMAYTDGSEQRETKIPKGDILHQFRKDVQAGKLPAVSWVVAPQKFSDHPSAPWYGAWYVSEVLDILTQNPEVWKKTIFILNYDENDGYFDHVPPFVAPNPNDPDNGKVSEGMDATGEFVTKEEELKAGFKDADARTSPVGLGYRVPLVIASPWTRGGWVNSEVCDITSTIQLVEKWLSKKTGKTIKETNISEWRRTVSGDLTSAFRPYKGEEIDLPEWVDRNKHVQQIYNAKFKDLPKNFKALSEAEAQQVAADPGHEVLPQQEPGTKPSNALPYELYVDGRVSGDGKHFLVRFEAADDIFGEKALGAPFNVYAPGNYWNSSSESFEPVKTWAFAVKAGDAVEYSWPLEAFENGQYHLRVYGPNGYFREFMGDAQGPRVEVTCKPIKKRRNYTEKLKITVKNSSALQALRLKLADETYQKLEKQFKVNPEDEESFTLDTASTKGWYDFKLQAPGISGFEVRYAGRLETGKDSISDPFMGREV
- a CDS encoding SusC/RagA family TonB-linked outer membrane protein, with translation MKQAFTFLGILFLLPFLALGQDQVTGQVTDASGLGLPGVTVMIKGTTKGTVADFEGNYSIEAAADATLQFSFIGFTTQEIPVNGQSQINVTLTEDEKSLDEVVVTAIGIKQQKKKLGYATQEVNTEGLEQANTMNVGNALSGQVAGLTVTNPTGMFQSPSFSLRGKTPLIVLDGVPVETDFYDISPDDIESINVLKGGAASALYGARGKNGAILITRKNASKEGLTVTASTSNMVTAGFTVFPETQTQYGNGSNGKYEFWDGADGGISDGDMIWGPKFEPGVMVPQWNSPIRDKQTGETIEWYGNVAGTIYDDKSRYERVPTPWVRHDNLNDFLRTGVVTKNDFSVAYQGERAQFYFSGNYSNQKGQVPNTSLTTGGLTFNSSFKLLDNLQLDATASYNKVYSPNYPRYGYGPKNHMYTILIWMGDDVNGQDLKDHMYVPGLEGYRQANYNYAWYNNVYFASYELNQLFNQNTLDGKLKLKYQITPDLYIQGRISARQRADFSDMQSPKSYMNYGDSRNGDYKMWNDNQLNLDTDFLASYYKTITDNFSFGVNAGASSFRRTYQQEYASSDGLIVPGVYSLSNTQGPVQASNTFQEKAIRSVYGTVNLEMWNSVFLNLTGRNDWSSTLPTTTNSYFYPSASLSAMVSEFITLPKAMDYLKVYTSWSEVSSDLNPYSLQATYNKGVTYGSTPSVYYPSGLVNPSIKPEKSTTFEAGLSTSFAQKRLTLEGTYYRILDENQIIDLSISEASGFNSRKVNGNEYTTDGVEIMLNYLAIDHDKFDWNVGLNWTRFVKRLSDIYGGEDRYGNLREGDRSDSYYATVWQKSADGQVILDANTGLPTKDPYPTKIGHLDPSWRLGIQNRFRIGDFRVAMDVDGAWGGLIRSLTIEKMWWGGKHPNSVLYRDQEYAAGEPVYVPEGVVVTGGELTRDVDGNIISDTREYTQNTTAVSWQTWSQIYPYQAQVTEEESETFANVFDRSYFKLRRLAVTYDLMNIMQSEKIKQLDLSLYGYNLAMWKKMPLLDPDYGNDNNLQDPSSRYVGFTLKATF
- a CDS encoding DNA-3-methyladenine glycosylase I; translated protein: MANYQINQQEKFRCPWCLGFEDYIKYHDEEWGVPVYSDRVHFEFLVLESAQAGLSWATILKKREGYRKAFADFDYKQVADFPDSMVEELLQDAGIIRNRLKIAAAINNAKRFMEVQAQVGSFTSYIWDFVNGKPIDGQLKSMADAKATTAESDKLAKDLKKKGFKFLGSTTIYAHMQATGLVNDHLMQCFRHQEVKRLVR
- a CDS encoding DUF805 domain-containing protein — protein: MEYYKKVLNHYADFTGRARRKEYWMFVLVNFLVMMVVGIISGLLSTAFSSEVPFVLFYGAYSLAILVPTLAVTVRRLHDIGKSGWMYFVGLIPLIGGIWLLVLLVTEGNHGPNQYGEDPKNAEKVF
- a CDS encoding DUF4328 domain-containing protein → MFIYLVIVLHAVSIVSGYMQYDLLLRARDIGITDQEAEVNDLRHQVIAILIVMTYIVSTIVFLQWFRRAYYNLHTLLPDRLDFNEGWAVGAWFVPIINLYRPLRIMRELFEEAAAFLKKKQVSTYVQDNEWLMISWWTLWILGGLIDRISWRVYEDAETIDELINMTLTDMATSGIVVLCGILAAQLINRYNQLEKVLEVAAGDGAESIPAVEIISRED